A genome region from Dickeya chrysanthemi NCPPB 402 includes the following:
- a CDS encoding alpha/beta hydrolase produces MEYAFTALRRRLFTARMLALIGIVTLPLLTACGRIATPPLGQPSFTAYQQQTEQWVRQHRAFQSSDIRQELRWNTPQETSPAGKPRKGILLVHGLGDAPGTFSDVAPALAQQGYLVRTVLLAGHGTRPEDMIPISIDDWRLVVAEQAGLLQRDVDEVYLGGFSTGANLVLEYALEHPNIRGLLLFSPAIRSNSTFDFLTPVIAPFRQWLLAPRPNAPTQLATRYLLVPTNGLAQYYRTSLAVRRLLWRYNYDRPVLMVVAEHDSVLDTPYLRQLFRTHFTHPASRLIWYGQPDNAITNREQVRADRLPEWRISQFSHMSVLFSPDNPLYGRNGSVILCRNGLTSPSEDQCRDRSRFWYSDWGYQEEGKTHVRLTFNPYFDWQNSVMQQVLADAAP; encoded by the coding sequence ATGGAATATGCGTTTACCGCTCTCCGACGCCGATTATTCACAGCCAGAATGCTGGCGCTGATAGGCATCGTCACGCTGCCGTTGCTCACCGCCTGCGGCCGTATTGCTACGCCGCCGTTGGGGCAGCCCTCTTTTACCGCCTATCAACAGCAAACCGAACAATGGGTGCGGCAGCATCGGGCGTTTCAGTCCAGCGATATTCGACAAGAGCTACGCTGGAATACACCGCAGGAAACCAGCCCCGCCGGGAAACCCCGCAAAGGGATCCTGCTGGTGCATGGGCTGGGCGATGCGCCCGGCACATTTAGCGATGTGGCACCGGCACTGGCGCAACAAGGATACCTTGTTCGCACGGTACTACTGGCCGGACATGGTACCCGCCCGGAAGATATGATCCCGATATCGATAGACGATTGGCGGCTGGTCGTCGCCGAACAGGCCGGGCTGCTACAACGCGATGTGGATGAGGTCTATCTGGGCGGCTTCTCCACCGGCGCCAATTTGGTTCTGGAATACGCACTGGAACACCCGAATATTCGCGGGCTGCTGCTGTTCTCTCCGGCGATTCGCTCCAATTCAACCTTTGATTTTCTGACGCCGGTGATTGCCCCGTTCCGGCAGTGGTTGCTCGCACCTCGCCCAAATGCGCCGACACAGTTAGCCACACGTTATCTGTTGGTCCCGACCAACGGTCTGGCGCAGTATTACCGAACCAGCCTGGCGGTAAGGCGCCTGTTATGGCGCTACAACTATGATCGTCCGGTGCTGATGGTGGTCGCCGAGCACGACTCGGTATTGGATACGCCTTACCTGCGGCAGCTCTTTCGAACACACTTTACTCACCCGGCCAGCCGCCTGATTTGGTACGGGCAACCGGATAATGCCATCACCAACCGTGAGCAGGTACGCGCTGATCGTCTGCCTGAATGGCGCATCAGCCAGTTTTCACATATGTCGGTCTTGTTCTCGCCGGATAATCCGCTGTACGGCCGCAATGGTTCGGTAATTCTTTGCCGCAATGGCCTGACCTCCCCATCAGAAGACCAATGCCGCGATCGCAGTCGCTTCTGGTATTCCGACTGGGGCTATCAGGAGGAGGGAAAAACGCATGTGCGGCTGACGTTTAATCCTTATTTTGATTGGCAGAACAGTGTGATGCAGCAGGTACTGGCCGATGCCGCTCCCTAA
- a CDS encoding HAD family hydrolase has protein sequence MDLALFDLDETLICADSTGLWLRWLEAEGFAGKELLQREQHLMQSYYQGTLAIEDYMYLSLSPLIGLEAETVSTWIERFIQRDILPRLYPQAREHMDWHRQRGDTLVVISASGEHLVQPIARHLGADHALAIGVTLKDGRFTGDIHGVPTYQHGKVTCIREWLAHRDGEPFGRLYGYSDSLNDRAMLEFVDQAYVVNPSPELAALAQEKDWRICRWQC, from the coding sequence ATGGATTTAGCCCTGTTTGATCTGGACGAAACCCTGATTTGCGCCGATAGCACCGGCTTATGGCTACGCTGGCTGGAGGCGGAGGGATTCGCCGGCAAAGAATTATTGCAACGGGAACAGCACCTGATGCAGAGCTACTACCAGGGCACGCTGGCGATCGAAGATTACATGTATCTCTCGCTGTCGCCGCTGATTGGTCTGGAGGCCGAGACAGTCTCCACCTGGATCGAACGCTTTATCCAGCGTGATATTCTGCCCCGCCTCTATCCACAAGCACGAGAACACATGGACTGGCATCGCCAGCGCGGCGATACCCTGGTGGTTATCTCCGCCAGTGGCGAACATCTGGTGCAGCCCATCGCCCGTCATTTGGGAGCGGACCACGCGCTGGCGATCGGCGTTACGCTGAAAGACGGGCGTTTTACCGGCGATATTCACGGCGTACCAACCTATCAGCACGGTAAAGTCACCTGTATCCGCGAATGGCTGGCACACCGCGACGGCGAGCCCTTCGGCCGGCTTTACGGTTACAGCGATTCGCTCAACGACCGGGCAATGCTGGAATTCGTCGATCAGGCTTACGTGGTTAATCCATCGCCTGAACTGGCGGCGTTAGCGCAGGAGAAAGACTGGCGCATCTGCCGCTGGCAATGCTAA
- a CDS encoding MFS transporter, protein MTTVSVSHHQATRPSLYKTLFATCIGNALEWFDIAVYGFFANYIAHAFFPTQDPTVSLLLAFGSFGVSFLIRPLGAVVLGAYADRAGRKASLLLSISMMLLGGAMITFMPTYASIGLAAPLLVMLARLIQGFSAGGEFGSSTAFLVEHFPERRAFIASWQFATQGASTLLASAFGLGLSQSLSEAQIQEWGWRIPFAFGLLIGPVGLYIRRHVHEPANFEQAEKTQSPIKTLFTRQKALFLIAVGLMVISTAINYMLNYVPTYATKTLHLPSGAAFSATLIAGVILTVVTPLVGLWAEKVGRLPLMWGALLLLAVTIYPAFWLMTRYLSAMSLIVVVGWMALLKSVYFSTVPSMMADLFPVSTRASGMAISYNVAVTVFGGFAPFICTLLISATGSNLAPSYYLMITALISVLALWQAQLRHRG, encoded by the coding sequence ATGACGACGGTATCCGTTTCACATCACCAAGCCACACGCCCCAGCCTGTACAAAACGCTGTTTGCTACGTGCATCGGCAATGCGCTGGAATGGTTTGACATCGCGGTCTACGGCTTCTTCGCCAATTACATCGCCCACGCCTTTTTCCCCACCCAGGATCCGACGGTATCGCTGTTGCTGGCCTTCGGCAGTTTCGGCGTTTCTTTTTTGATCCGTCCGTTGGGCGCGGTGGTACTGGGTGCTTACGCTGATCGCGCCGGACGCAAGGCGTCTCTGCTGCTCTCCATCAGCATGATGTTGCTGGGCGGCGCAATGATTACCTTTATGCCCACCTACGCCAGCATCGGTCTGGCGGCACCGCTGTTGGTCATGCTGGCGCGCCTGATTCAGGGGTTTTCCGCCGGCGGCGAGTTCGGCAGCTCCACCGCGTTTCTGGTGGAGCATTTCCCGGAACGCCGCGCGTTTATCGCCAGTTGGCAGTTCGCCACGCAGGGCGCCAGTACCCTGCTGGCTTCGGCGTTTGGTCTCGGATTATCGCAATCGTTGAGCGAAGCCCAGATTCAGGAATGGGGCTGGCGCATCCCGTTCGCGTTTGGTTTGTTGATTGGCCCGGTGGGGCTGTACATCCGCCGTCACGTGCATGAACCCGCCAACTTTGAACAGGCCGAGAAAACCCAATCGCCGATCAAGACGCTGTTCACCCGGCAAAAGGCACTGTTCCTGATTGCCGTCGGCCTGATGGTGATTTCCACCGCCATCAACTACATGCTGAACTATGTCCCCACCTATGCCACCAAGACGCTGCACCTGCCGTCCGGCGCTGCGTTCAGCGCCACGCTGATTGCCGGCGTCATCCTGACGGTCGTCACGCCGCTGGTTGGCTTGTGGGCGGAAAAAGTCGGCCGCCTGCCGTTGATGTGGGGGGCGCTGCTGTTGCTGGCGGTAACCATCTATCCGGCATTCTGGCTGATGACCCGGTATCTGTCGGCGATGTCGCTGATTGTGGTGGTAGGCTGGATGGCGCTGCTGAAATCGGTGTATTTCTCCACCGTGCCGTCAATGATGGCTGACCTGTTCCCGGTCTCCACCCGCGCCAGCGGCATGGCGATCAGCTATAACGTGGCGGTGACCGTATTCGGCGGCTTTGCCCCATTCATCTGTACGTTATTGATTAGCGCCACCGGCAGCAACCTGGCGCCAAGCTACTACCTGATGATCACTGCGCTGATAAGCGTACTGGCGCTATGGCAGGCTCAGTTACGCCATCGCGGCTAG
- a CDS encoding GNAT family N-acetyltransferase gives MSTIVIEDARAEHIAAIRDIYAQHVLHGIATFETEAPDEAEMRDRWQKIRDAGLPWLVATENGRMLGYCYLGFYRTRYAYRFTLEDSIYLHPDHLGKGIGKRLLSAALLQAEQQGYRQVVSVIADSGNQASLQLHLSLGFTLTGTLRSVGMKHGRWVDTTLLQRALGEGDASLPYD, from the coding sequence ATGAGCACCATTGTAATTGAGGATGCCCGGGCGGAACATATCGCTGCCATCAGGGATATTTATGCCCAACATGTTCTGCATGGTATCGCGACGTTTGAAACCGAAGCGCCTGATGAAGCCGAAATGCGCGATCGTTGGCAGAAAATTCGCGACGCTGGCTTGCCCTGGCTGGTGGCGACGGAAAACGGGCGCATGTTGGGATACTGCTATCTGGGGTTTTATCGTACTCGTTATGCTTACCGCTTCACCCTGGAGGATTCGATTTATCTGCATCCGGATCATCTGGGGAAAGGCATCGGCAAGCGCTTGTTATCCGCCGCATTGTTACAGGCGGAACAACAAGGATATCGACAGGTGGTGTCGGTCATTGCCGACAGCGGTAATCAGGCCTCGCTGCAATTACATTTGTCGCTGGGATTTACCCTGACGGGGACGTTACGTTCGGTAGGGATGAAGCACGGGCGTTGGGTGGATACCACATTGCTGCAACGTGCGCTGGGGGAGGGGGATGCCTCCTTACCGTATGACTGA
- a CDS encoding LysR family transcriptional regulator substrate-binding protein has protein sequence MAYGWPNAAVMELGSIEAIKEMVLAGLGCSIVPKLSLNSDALTPAFHIRPLSPVLNRTLAIVMRQDKPLNKALRLVLERLKKGKI, from the coding sequence TTGGCGTACGGCTGGCCGAACGCAGCGGTAATGGAATTGGGCAGTATCGAGGCTATCAAGGAAATGGTGCTGGCCGGGCTGGGATGCAGCATCGTACCAAAACTGTCGTTGAACTCTGACGCGCTGACGCCAGCGTTTCATATTCGGCCACTGAGTCCGGTGCTTAACAGGACACTGGCGATTGTCATGCGGCAGGATAAACCCTTGAATAAGGCATTGCGCCTGGTTCTGGAAAGACTGAAAAAAGGGAAAATCTAA
- a CDS encoding SpoIIE family protein phosphatase — MSALPSQEHRLRFASFPSARDLCITTPDISPSTDNATVLQLFSRHKDLVSLPVVEDGRPFGLINRHSFLSQMARPYYRELYDRKSCIAFMDKTPLIIEASTLLSDVADKAVISGERFLADGFIITENGRYLGIGLGIDLFRIVSDTHVRQHQQIVQSIEYASVIQGAMLTPFRQTLAETLQDWCLVWEPRDCVGGDSYAFRQYAHGWLAVLADCTGHGVPGAFMTLIFNSALEQALAQHRPDQPGQLIGGINRYIKDTLGQKSGYPGQMSASDDGCDALVIYVNTAEQTLSWASARMTAFLLAAQSGELLTLDNDRMGVGYTNTPYDYSWPTFQRPLSPQDLFFATTDGLLDQIGGERQIKFGKRRLQNVLQRIRELPMNQLAAQLLHHHRIWQGTQTRRDDLTFWGFRHP; from the coding sequence ATGAGTGCCTTGCCGTCACAGGAACATCGGTTACGCTTCGCTTCCTTCCCAAGCGCACGCGACTTATGTATCACCACGCCGGATATCTCGCCCTCTACCGATAACGCCACCGTATTACAGTTGTTCAGCCGTCACAAGGATCTGGTGAGCCTGCCGGTGGTGGAGGATGGACGTCCATTCGGCTTGATCAACCGTCATAGTTTCCTGTCGCAAATGGCGCGCCCCTACTACCGCGAATTGTATGACCGAAAAAGCTGTATTGCTTTTATGGACAAAACGCCGCTGATCATCGAGGCCTCGACCTTATTGAGCGATGTCGCGGACAAGGCGGTCATCAGCGGAGAGCGCTTTCTGGCCGACGGCTTCATCATTACCGAAAACGGCCGCTATCTTGGTATCGGCCTGGGTATCGATCTGTTCCGCATCGTCTCGGATACCCATGTCCGCCAGCATCAGCAGATTGTGCAAAGTATAGAATATGCCAGCGTCATTCAGGGAGCGATGCTGACGCCGTTTCGGCAAACGCTGGCCGAGACCTTGCAGGATTGGTGTCTGGTGTGGGAACCGCGCGATTGCGTCGGCGGCGATAGTTACGCCTTCAGACAATACGCACATGGCTGGCTGGCCGTACTGGCCGATTGTACCGGCCATGGCGTGCCGGGCGCCTTTATGACGCTGATATTCAATTCGGCGCTGGAACAGGCGCTGGCGCAACACCGCCCGGACCAACCAGGACAACTGATCGGCGGCATTAATCGCTATATCAAAGACACACTGGGCCAAAAGAGCGGCTATCCGGGGCAAATGTCAGCGTCCGACGATGGCTGCGATGCGCTGGTGATATACGTCAATACCGCCGAGCAAACCCTGAGCTGGGCCAGCGCCCGCATGACGGCGTTCCTGCTAGCGGCGCAAAGCGGCGAGTTGCTGACGCTCGACAATGACCGTATGGGCGTGGGCTACACCAATACGCCATACGACTACAGTTGGCCAACATTCCAACGCCCGCTGTCGCCGCAAGATCTGTTTTTTGCCACCACCGACGGTTTGCTCGACCAGATTGGCGGCGAACGGCAGATCAAATTCGGCAAACGCCGTCTGCAGAACGTGTTGCAACGCATCAGGGAACTGCCGATGAATCAGCTTGCCGCCCAACTATTACATCATCATCGCATCTGGCAGGGCACCCAGACACGACGCGACGACCTTACATTTTGGGGCTTCAGGCACCCATGA
- a CDS encoding SiaB family protein kinase, producing MSDTKYTEFFDLTQQQNIALYYVGYFSQNIICSLAETVRLQLEKSRVPPNVRRKLFSSFVEMVQNIIHYSASALTSEEQEHEIRHGSVCIGFEAGKYFLLSANRVYPADAETLRRRLEPLCTMTLDEIRLAYKASLREEIPASSKGADIGLLTVARDASEPLQFTFRSDATTGLSTFYLKAVI from the coding sequence ATGTCCGACACGAAGTACACTGAATTTTTCGACCTCACCCAACAGCAAAATATCGCGCTGTACTATGTGGGGTATTTCTCGCAAAACATCATCTGCTCGCTGGCGGAAACGGTACGGCTGCAACTGGAAAAAAGCCGGGTGCCGCCCAATGTCCGCCGCAAGCTGTTTTCCAGCTTTGTGGAGATGGTGCAGAACATCATCCATTACTCCGCCTCGGCGCTCACGTCGGAAGAACAGGAACATGAAATCCGTCATGGCTCGGTATGCATCGGTTTTGAGGCGGGAAAATACTTTTTATTGAGCGCCAATCGGGTCTATCCGGCTGATGCGGAAACGCTGCGTCGGCGGCTGGAACCGCTGTGCACGATGACGCTCGATGAAATTCGGCTTGCCTATAAGGCCTCACTGCGTGAAGAGATCCCGGCATCCAGCAAAGGGGCGGATATCGGCCTGTTGACCGTTGCCCGCGATGCCAGCGAACCGCTGCAATTCACCTTTCGCAGCGACGCCACCACCGGGCTCTCCACGTTTTATCTGAAGGCGGTGATTTAA
- a CDS encoding DUF1987 domain-containing protein — MTDIITTDNLHITGTASTPTVDFRFDAHQLSLSGESYPENAAAFYGPLIEQVQRYLQNRLVQNRLVQNRLAATAGQPAPINVHVSLPYFNSSSTKMLFSLFNILDKAAQQQLPIALHWYYDQDDDIAEEFGQELHIDFPALEFHPHILE; from the coding sequence ATGACAGACATAATAACAACGGACAATCTTCATATTACCGGCACGGCCAGTACGCCGACGGTGGATTTTCGCTTCGACGCCCACCAGCTTTCGTTGTCCGGGGAGTCTTACCCGGAAAATGCGGCGGCGTTTTACGGCCCGCTGATCGAGCAGGTGCAGCGCTATTTACAAAACCGTCTTGTACAAAACCGTCTGGTACAAAACCGTCTCGCCGCAACGGCCGGACAACCGGCGCCTATTAACGTGCATGTGTCGCTGCCCTACTTCAACAGTTCCAGTACCAAAATGCTGTTCAGCCTGTTCAATATTCTCGATAAAGCCGCACAGCAGCAGCTTCCTATTGCGTTGCACTGGTATTACGACCAGGACGACGACATTGCCGAAGAGTTCGGGCAAGAGCTGCATATCGATTTTCCCGCGCTCGAATTCCATCCCCACATTCTGGAGTAA
- a CDS encoding GGDEF domain-containing protein, with protein sequence MSRYELFTPEYDILLSARNIAAQADMPAEVYRESLIMLAEHYQRLVRETHRLITRSDRAERELTRLNTQLHQLAVELEYKATHDPLTDVFNRSAIIDLVDHALEQEQAALIVLDIDHFKQVNDAYGHPTGDAVICALIARIRDLLQGKGSIGRVGGEEFTILLDGYTLMAAVDVAEHIHTSLNHTALEPLPEHQVTASFGVSWAPPHTSFDMLYGTADTALYRAKHQGRNRVEYIPIDTVS encoded by the coding sequence ATGAGTCGCTATGAACTGTTCACCCCCGAATACGACATCCTGCTGTCAGCCCGCAATATTGCCGCTCAGGCCGACATGCCGGCGGAGGTGTACCGGGAAAGTCTGATTATGCTGGCGGAACACTATCAACGACTGGTACGGGAAACCCACCGGCTGATCACCCGCAGCGACAGAGCGGAACGTGAGCTGACCCGCCTCAATACCCAATTACATCAGTTAGCGGTGGAACTGGAGTACAAAGCCACCCACGACCCGCTGACCGATGTATTCAACCGCAGCGCGATCATCGACCTGGTCGACCACGCGCTGGAACAGGAGCAAGCGGCACTGATAGTGCTGGATATCGACCATTTCAAGCAGGTCAACGACGCTTACGGTCACCCGACCGGCGATGCGGTGATCTGTGCGTTGATAGCCCGCATTAGAGACCTGTTACAGGGAAAAGGCAGTATTGGCCGCGTCGGCGGCGAAGAATTTACCATCCTGCTGGATGGCTATACGTTGATGGCCGCGGTGGATGTCGCCGAGCATATCCACACCAGCCTGAACCACACCGCATTGGAGCCGTTGCCTGAGCATCAGGTTACCGCCAGCTTCGGTGTCAGTTGGGCGCCACCGCATACCAGTTTCGATATGCTGTACGGCACCGCCGACACTGCGTTATACCGGGCCAAGCATCAGGGGCGCAACCGGGTGGAATATATACCGATCGATACCGTCAGCTAA
- a CDS encoding zinc ribbon domain-containing protein YjdM → MQQLPACPKCQSEYTWQDDAMLNCPECGHVWSMEGDAGAQEEGLVVRDANGNLLADGDTVTVVKDLKVKGSSSTLKIGTRVKGIRLVEGDHNIDCKIDGFGAMKLKSEFVKKS, encoded by the coding sequence ATGCAACAGCTACCTGCCTGCCCTAAATGTCAGTCTGAATACACCTGGCAGGATGATGCCATGCTGAACTGCCCGGAGTGCGGGCATGTATGGTCGATGGAAGGGGACGCAGGAGCGCAGGAGGAAGGGCTGGTGGTGAGGGATGCCAACGGTAACCTGCTGGCGGACGGCGATACCGTTACCGTGGTGAAAGATCTGAAAGTGAAAGGCAGCTCCTCGACGCTGAAAATCGGTACCCGCGTGAAGGGGATTCGTCTGGTGGAAGGCGATCACAATATCGATTGCAAGATCGACGGTTTCGGCGCCATGAAGCTGAAATCCGAATTTGTGAAGAAAAGCTGA
- a CDS encoding MFS transporter: MEIASPLKNPTFLCFWLGQIASSFAFQMLIVGIGWQMYELTNSALNLGLVGLAQFLPQLALTLVAGHAVDQYNRRVIILCCRLLMAATILVLVLGNLTHTISAAMIYACSAVLGATRAFEMPATQALLPNLIAPSLLSRAVALMASAREATVIAGPALGGLIYLIGATTLYATSVACFLASFLVLLRLRYEYKAPARAPVTLASLFGGMNFIRRNPVILGSISLDMFAVLLGGATALLPIVAKDILHTGPWGLGLLRCAPALGAVLMSIYLSRRPLTRNVGKIMFSAVAVFGVATIAFGLSTNLFLSLSALLLLGASDMVSVVIRSTLVQLETPDDMRGRVSAANSIFIGTSNQLGEFESGVTAAWLGVVPAIVVGGLGTLLVVALWMKYFPTLTQRQTLEAGENT; encoded by the coding sequence GTGGAAATCGCATCACCACTTAAAAATCCTACTTTTCTGTGTTTCTGGTTAGGACAAATTGCGTCCTCTTTTGCCTTTCAGATGCTGATCGTCGGGATTGGCTGGCAAATGTATGAATTGACCAATAGCGCCTTGAACCTCGGTCTGGTGGGATTAGCGCAATTCTTGCCGCAACTGGCGCTGACGCTGGTTGCCGGTCATGCCGTCGATCAGTACAACCGTCGTGTGATTATCCTCTGCTGCCGCCTGCTGATGGCCGCCACCATACTGGTGCTGGTGCTGGGTAACCTCACCCATACCATCAGCGCTGCGATGATTTATGCCTGTTCCGCCGTGCTGGGTGCGACGCGGGCCTTTGAAATGCCGGCGACGCAAGCGCTGCTGCCAAACCTGATAGCGCCCAGTTTGTTGTCTCGTGCCGTGGCGTTGATGGCGTCGGCTCGCGAGGCCACGGTGATTGCCGGCCCGGCGCTCGGCGGCCTGATTTACCTGATCGGCGCCACCACGCTTTACGCCACCAGCGTAGCCTGTTTTCTGGCATCATTTTTGGTGCTGCTGCGGTTAAGATACGAGTACAAGGCGCCGGCCCGCGCGCCGGTCACGCTGGCGAGCTTGTTTGGCGGCATGAATTTTATCCGCCGTAATCCGGTCATTCTCGGCTCGATCTCGCTGGATATGTTCGCCGTGCTGCTCGGCGGCGCCACCGCCTTGTTGCCTATCGTCGCTAAAGATATTCTGCACACCGGCCCGTGGGGGCTAGGGTTACTGCGCTGTGCGCCCGCGCTCGGTGCAGTGCTGATGTCGATTTACCTGAGCCGCCGCCCGCTCACCCGCAACGTCGGTAAGATCATGTTCTCGGCGGTCGCGGTGTTCGGCGTCGCCACCATCGCGTTTGGCCTGTCCACCAATCTGTTTCTGTCGTTGTCCGCGCTGCTGTTGCTGGGCGCGTCCGATATGGTCAGTGTTGTCATCCGATCAACGCTGGTGCAACTGGAAACGCCGGACGACATGCGCGGCCGGGTGAGCGCCGCCAACTCCATTTTCATCGGCACCTCCAATCAACTGGGGGAATTTGAATCCGGCGTGACCGCCGCCTGGTTGGGGGTGGTGCCGGCGATCGTCGTCGGGGGACTCGGCACGCTGCTGGTGGTGGCGCTGTGGATGAAATATTTCCCAACGTTGACCCAACGCCAGACGCTGGAAGCGGGAGAGAACACGTAG
- a CDS encoding L-tyrosine/L-tryptophan isonitrile synthase family protein yields MHDSIKETANKIADIVKSYLVQAQSDRFEPEGRIFLEKQIGAFLQAATPVRFVLPGFPCKSPNVVDKSFGTLPDYGDVISINRLESLAKAIQSLYEPGCQVTILSDGTTFNDIVDVPDETRKAYNHQLRELIQSPYIEWKELGDFFPETRSDDETRKALIKSAGLPYKGIADFIKRVGNNAELAATHDKICSYLYNDVRLNRQPQQSDENYLNSVVEKAYQMMYRGQALSALVERAFPDIVRLSVHQYDNDGPKFTFGFTDGLTIVRQPWHSVPVLAASGDVSLQGHASIDKDRHVLVTYQGRPWVYVEADDAGAREFDYELLKQPLFGLKIDDPHGLGVKALSPAFLAFLSAQFGFVCIKGVQFERSEQLEAFCQPFGEIFQWQFGAVHVVKPEEKPSGFVHSLEKTPIHWDLSMIRLDHEQVGGNPWFTAERFMLYCKTPPKKGEGSTTVVDGRIVMDMVGPDVVKKWEDVHITYNTPMTYFGGKPRTYPLVYAHPKTGKKAFRYQEGSDSELQKFTVEVEGVSAQESRALIEELDRLVYDERCMIAHDWEQGDLLILDNWQTLHGRLPMTEASRGRELWRVQVF; encoded by the coding sequence ATGCACGACAGTATTAAAGAGACGGCTAATAAGATAGCTGATATCGTAAAATCCTATCTGGTTCAGGCTCAGAGCGATCGTTTTGAGCCGGAAGGGCGTATATTTCTGGAAAAACAAATCGGTGCCTTCCTGCAAGCCGCCACGCCTGTCAGGTTCGTCCTGCCTGGCTTCCCTTGCAAATCGCCCAATGTCGTCGATAAGTCGTTTGGCACTTTACCGGATTATGGTGATGTGATTTCCATTAATCGTCTGGAATCATTGGCGAAAGCGATTCAGTCTTTATATGAGCCCGGCTGTCAGGTGACTATTCTGAGCGATGGCACCACCTTTAATGATATTGTCGACGTTCCGGATGAAACGCGTAAAGCTTATAACCACCAATTACGCGAGTTGATTCAATCGCCCTATATTGAATGGAAAGAACTCGGGGATTTTTTCCCGGAAACACGTTCGGACGATGAAACCCGAAAAGCGTTGATTAAATCAGCCGGATTACCTTACAAAGGCATTGCCGATTTTATCAAGCGAGTCGGAAATAACGCCGAACTGGCGGCGACGCACGATAAGATTTGCAGTTATTTGTATAACGATGTGCGACTGAACCGGCAACCCCAGCAGTCCGATGAAAATTACCTGAACAGTGTGGTGGAAAAAGCCTATCAGATGATGTACCGCGGTCAGGCGTTGAGTGCGTTGGTTGAGCGGGCATTTCCCGATATCGTACGCCTGTCGGTTCATCAGTATGATAATGACGGCCCGAAATTCACCTTTGGTTTTACCGATGGTCTCACCATCGTGCGCCAACCGTGGCACAGCGTGCCGGTTCTGGCCGCGTCAGGGGACGTTTCGCTACAGGGGCACGCCAGTATTGATAAAGACCGCCATGTGTTGGTGACTTATCAGGGGCGGCCATGGGTGTATGTGGAAGCCGATGACGCCGGTGCCAGAGAGTTCGACTATGAACTGCTTAAACAACCGTTGTTCGGCCTGAAGATTGACGATCCGCACGGATTGGGCGTTAAGGCGCTGTCGCCGGCGTTTCTGGCTTTCCTGTCCGCTCAGTTTGGCTTCGTGTGTATCAAGGGCGTGCAGTTTGAGCGCAGCGAGCAGTTGGAAGCGTTCTGCCAGCCGTTTGGCGAAATTTTCCAGTGGCAATTCGGTGCGGTGCATGTGGTTAAACCGGAGGAGAAACCGAGTGGATTCGTGCACTCGCTGGAGAAAACGCCGATACACTGGGACCTGAGCATGATTCGGCTGGATCACGAGCAGGTCGGCGGCAACCCCTGGTTTACCGCGGAGCGCTTCATGTTGTACTGCAAGACCCCGCCGAAAAAAGGCGAAGGCAGCACCACGGTGGTGGATGGTCGCATTGTGATGGATATGGTTGGCCCGGACGTGGTGAAAAAGTGGGAAGACGTCCACATTACCTATAACACGCCCATGACCTATTTCGGCGGCAAGCCTCGCACTTATCCGCTGGTGTATGCGCACCCAAAAACCGGTAAGAAGGCGTTCCGCTATCAGGAAGGCAGCGACTCCGAGCTGCAAAAATTCACGGTTGAGGTGGAAGGCGTCTCCGCACAGGAAAGTCGGGCTCTCATCGAGGAGCTTGACCGGCTGGTATACGATGAACGTTGCATGATTGCGCATGACTGGGAGCAGGGCGATCTGCTGATTCTTGATAACTGGCAGACGCTGCACGGCCGGCTGCCGATGACCGAGGCCTCGCGTGGCCGCGAACTGTGGCGGGTGCAGGTGTTTTAA